The nucleotide sequence tttaaaaattaaatgagaTTATAGTGCTGTGGTAGTAACAAACGGATATTTTTATtacttgattttgttattaGAATTGGATATGCTCTCCATATAAGTTAATGGCGTTTTCGTCATTTTATTAAACAGCAGGGGCATTCCAGAAATAACGAACAcctataaataattttaaatctCCTTTCTTACTCACTCACATTTCTCTCGTTCCCTATCAAATTTCCCTCTCTCCGCCTCGTTACTTCCACAACTTGTGTTTCCTCCTCTCACCGCCGTTACTAGCGGCGGCGCCGTTCGGACAACTGGCCGTGAAGTAGATCCGGCAATCGCGCATCAGCCATCTGGATCCGATTTTAATTTCTGGAATCTCCAATCTAATTAGCCctatctcttcttcctctctccaTCTCTCGTGTTTttcagttaattttttttactaatttttatttctcttcattttttaaaatgtttttattttctggcCAGCGGTGAGTCATTTTTCTAATCCTGTTTTAACCCGTATTGGACGCTACCCACTCTCTTCTCGATAAAGATGATTTGACATTTTTACCCCCAAATTGTAAACCGAGCTACAGACTTCGGGGTGCTTACGTGGCGTGTTTTAGGGCTATAAAATGAGTCATCATCCTCGTAGGATCGTGCCACCTGGCCTATCCAAAAAGCGCAAGGAGAGGGAATCTCCTAGTTTTCCTATTAAGCCCTCGGCTGCAGTTCCGGCTCGACCTGCAGCTTCAAAAGCCGTCGAGCCGATTTGCTCAAATCGGCTGCTGGCTGGGTATATGGCGTATGAGTTTCTGACGAAGGGGACTTTGTTTGGGAAGAAGTTTGTTGTTCCGGCTCGAGCGGGGGCTGTAGCAGTGAGGAGCAGCAGCTCAGCAGAATTGAAGCGGGTTAAGAGGGAAGCCGAGCTGGTAGGAGGAGAAAAGCAGGAGGAGAGGAGTTATGATGAGGTGGCAAGTATAGTGAAGTCAGATGGGGTCCACATACCTGGAATTGTTAATCCTACACAGCTGGCGCGGTGGACTCGAGCGTCTTAAATAAGAAGAAGGTGGatcatttgagagagagagagattttggtTGTTGGTATGTCGATTAACTGCTGTAGTTTTCTGTAGGGAGTAAAGAGTAGCAAAAATGTGTATCTGGGTATTCTCTGCTTCATATAATCTCACTCTGttgatgtgtttttttgttgaattgaatGGATGGATTGATTGAAACGTCAAGTCTGTTAGTAGATTTTAATTCATATATTGTATTCTGTCTTTGAGTTTCTACTCACTCTGTTCATGCATGTCAGATTTGGTCTTCTGGATCGATCTGGTAGTGTTTTTGCAGATCTAACGCATCAGAGGCCATTTGTGttgcttcttctctttttttctttgtttgcttgCTAGTAGCTATGTGGATTACTAGTTAGTAATTGGCTAATCTATATCTACCCTTTCTATGACTGTGGATTGCTTTGATTGGTAattcttttaaaaatatatattatagggAAAAAGAGGCTTTGATTAATGCATTAATTCATGCATGACTAACAAGCAACTACCATGAATATGATTTTATGCACCAAAGTCAATATTGCAAATCCATTAGGATCTTATGCATTAATTCATGCATCATCAAACAAGTTTCTAGTAATGGATGTTGACAAGATAACAACAACTGAGCAAATAATTGTTGCATGTTTTTAGAAGGAGGCAATAATGTCCTTTTTAAGGAGGTTTAGACTCGATTATACCCTAGTTAAAGTCAATGACCAGGTTAACTAACAAGAACACAGTAGCAAATACAGAGAGACTTCGAAACACCTGCAACAATAAATGTGAATCCTCAACTACGTATATTGATGAGATTGTGAAGCAGAAAAATAAGGGATGGTCAGAAACCTCTGCAAATCATTAGAATGGATGGTCTTGGGAAGAGTAGAGAtccatgcatacatatatatcatcCTCTTCTTCCCAAACCTTCCATTCTTATAACTTGCAGTGGCTTGTCTCCTTCCCTCTCCTCCAAACATGTCTCCTCCTTCTCTTAATATCTAATTTTTTGTGACCATGATCAGAAAACATCTATTTTGGTAATGCGAGTATGCTCTTTTCACAGAAAGAGCTAACCTTTCTAAACTAGAAGAACCAAGTCATCGAGACTAATTATATTTCTGGGTAAAACGATGATGAGATTaaagaagtagaggaagaagggATAGGGATAAACCTCTGCAAATCATTAGAATGGAAGGTCTTGGGAAGAGAAGAGACCCAAATATCAACAGAGACCCATCAACCTCTTCTTCCCAAACCTTCCATTCTCATAACTTGCAGTGGCTAGTCCCTTTCCCTCTCCCCCAAAATGTATATTCTTATCTTCCTCTCCTGATTATCTGCTCTGATTTTTTTGTGAGAGGGTTTGGTTCTATTTATAATAGTCCCAATGGATAAAATCTCCACTTGTAGGAACTGAAAAGTACCACACTGTGTAATCTCTGTAG is from Tripterygium wilfordii isolate XIE 37 chromosome 14, ASM1340144v1, whole genome shotgun sequence and encodes:
- the LOC120014635 gene encoding uncharacterized protein LOC120014635, with protein sequence MSHHPRRIVPPGLSKKRKERESPSFPIKPSAAVPARPAASKAVEPICSNRLLAGYMAYEFLTKGTLFGKKFVVPARAGAVAVRSSSSAELKRVKREAELVGGEKQEERSYDEVASIVKSDGVHIPGIVNPTQLARWTRAS